The following nucleotide sequence is from Coffea eugenioides isolate CCC68of chromosome 10, Ceug_1.0, whole genome shotgun sequence.
AAGCTCGTTCCAGCTGCCTCCAACAATAATCAAGCTGAGTTCGAACGCATACAGACAATTTTAAATTGgctaataaaaataaaccaagCTTGAAGAATATAAAACTTAGCTAATTTCCGATCGTTCAACCAATAAAAAGCAAAATTCAAGTCTTTAATCACACTCTTCCATAAAATTTTCTACAGCGCGAGATATATCAAGCTGAACTGAACATGAGCTAAAAGAACAACTACATTATCCTAGAACACATAATATCGAAGGCACAAAACTATTAATCGCAGTCATTATTATTGCGATGGCTAACGGTTAATTTAATTGAGGTAAAGGAGCTTATTAGTGAGTAAAAAGTGAACCTGCAGAGAGTTAACGGCGCCGCGGTGAGCAGAGACGATTTCCTTGTGGTTCGAAAGCTGAATTGAGGAATTTCTGCCGGACTTAATCCTACTACTGAATAAATTAGGTCGAAGCTTCCCGAATTCCCTATCTCCGATCTCCTTCCACATCGTCGTCCTCGCATCTTCCCCCCGGCCGATTATCCAGTAACTAAGTATCCAATTCAAATCACtgcaatatatatttatatgtgtTTAATCGAAAGGGATGACTTCTTGTACTAATTTATAACAATCGGTTCTAACTTCTGTGAACAAGCCAAATCTCGGTGACATTGAACTGTTTGGTTTCTGGTATTGTTTTTAGTTTTTCAGTTGACGTTTGCTTCTGGAAATTCGACAGCTTTTTGGGCCGACTTTGATGGCACAGATCGTTATAATTGGACTTGGGCCCAAGCTCCCCGATCCCGTGGTAATAATAGGAATTcgatctttaatttttttagtcCTTAGTTTCCCGTCCGTAGATTTTCGGAGCAAGCCCAAAGGCCAGCGCATTCCAATATGGAAAATACGGAGGCATTGGAGTTGGGTTTGCGTGAAACGTTAAAGCGTTCATTTAGGCTCTTAGATTGGAACCTTTCTTGCTGTGTTAGGTTCAAGATTCAAATCATTAATTTAGACCAATAATTGGATAGAGTTGTTAAAACGAATCGAATTGTTCGGTAGTTCGATTCGTTTCGACATGTTCGTATTCGTGAAAAACTCGTTCGAAACCTTAAATGAACCGAGTTCGAACGAATTTTTTTATTCGATTAATAATCGAGCGAACACGAGCATGTTCGCAAGTTTTAACGAACGTTCGTGAACATGGACATAattattatttgacaaaatttagggttaattttatgctagacttttatatttggagggttttatttgttatttttacgttaatgttagttatatagttaatgaataataaAATTTAGTCACTTACTGCTTTAATTGTTTTTTAGAATGATTAATGATTTGTATGGCATATTTAAGGtttaaaataatttggattcgagCATTTCGAGCATGTTCGCGAACGGCTCGTTTATGTTAAACGAGCCGAACATGAAGTCGAACGTGAATTTTGCTTAGCGTGTTGAACACGAGCACAAGTTTAGAATTCGAAAATTAACGAACGAACACGAACGTTGTTCGAATCGCTTAACGAACAGAGTTCAAACATGAGATATTTGGTTCGATTTGACTCGTTTACGGCTCTATAATTGGAGGAAGGTTCAAATCCTGCCACTCAGTAGGGTGGTAAGGATGTGAAGAGAGGTTGAatggggaaagaaaaaaaaagaagcattgATATAGAAAAGAATAAATAAGTAAGATTATTTCAAAGTTTATGTCATGGAACACCTTTTTGGATGTCGAACATATTTTGGTCCAAATTCAATTGTTACATTTTCGAGATCAATTCATGATTCATGAGCGGAGAGACATTGGCAGATTTACGCTATCTTGAGCAAACCATCAAGGTCTCATCATCATGTAATAGCAATTAAGAAGGTGGTTGGAGAATGGGTGGCAGCAGAGGCGGACTCCTTTTTAAGAGCAATCAAAGAGTTACTCGTAGCAAAGCTAAAGCCCTAATGACACTTTAATTGCTTATCGTGACAGCCTCGTACCATTTCTTCCCTTGGGGCCTCAACCCCGCAGCATTATTAGCCCCACGATCAAAGGGCACATCatcagtttttttctttttaataaataaattcaaTTTGAGAAAATAACGTGATTATTGCTATCTCATGCTGGAAGTTAGTTTAACCACAAATAGGAAGAGTACCCAGCGATGACATGAACGAGAGGGACAAGACAAGAAGAGAGGGGAAGCTGCAGCCCCCCCGCTAATACAACGACAAATGAAGTAGTCTCAGTCTCGGGGCTCAGGAAggttccccccccccccccggcgcTCTCTTCCAAAACTAACTGTTTAAGGCTGGGCGAAACAAAATTACCTATACAAGAAGCTCAAATCAAATCCTTTTGGTTATGCTTTGGGCCTAATTGACGCCCGTTTTAACGTCTTAAAAAGTTGTTCCATGTTGCATCATTGCTTGATCTTTGACATTCTGGATTAGCCAACTGTCGGTTTAGCCTTTTAACTTGAACAAATAgaaattcttttttttgttgaattaaGCTAATGATATCATCATAATCACTcgccattaaaaaaaaaaaaaaaagcaactcGGGCATCTTGGTATATGCACATCCAagctttttaatttttctttcgACATAGGTTTATTACCATGGACTGCTTCATTAATTTAGCATCTGAACCAGACGAATTACTTAAACAACATTTGTTCGTACTGTCAGGATAAGCCAGTTGTCCAACATTTTTCCACCATTCTAGCCGACTTGTTGCTGCTTGTAAGAGAGAGTTGAGATAAAAAAATACGTGACAAACAAATCCCAAGGGGCAGGTTTTGCTCACGAGATCATAAATCGTTTACAGAAATTCTTACAAATCTCTCACTACTATATTAGTTCTCAATTCATAttaattaatattaaaaaatattaatcaGGCTCAATTTGGATCTAGAAGGATACAGTtgtctttttttaaaaaaagaaaagaaaaatatgaacACAAAACCTTTCATCAGTTGGACATTTTATTTGGATTGAAAATGTAGTTCTGCATAAGAGGAATAGAATTCTCTGGCACTAGAGTACTAGACTGATGCAATGATCCGTATTGGTGTATATATGATTATGTGGATTGGCATTGTAGCAGACCCGACAGTCCAAATAAATCTGCCACGTGCTCTTCATTACATTAATTGATCAATTAATTACTCTTTATCTACCTAAGGGTTCATTTGGGAGTTGAGGATTTGGACAGATCATTTGGGAGTTGAGGATTTGgacagaaaagaaagggaaagaagagaaagtttgattttcctttGTTTGTGAGTTTTtagtaaaagagaaaaaaaaaaagaaattggagagaaatggaaagaaaattggaggaAACTTGTgaacattttttaaaatacctattttatccttaaaaatatcttgaacaaatatttaatgacttttatatccaaaatcattccattaattctcaaaactcccaaacaatATAACaatcccttttcttctcttctcttctctcataacttaagtgttcccttcttctcttttctatCCCAAACTCCCAAACTAAGCTTAAAGATGAGTTAGAGGGTCCAAATTAATAAGTTTTGTTTGGACAAGCCAAATTTGGTttgcaaaatttgttttcacaaatcccaatcacctttttatctttccaatcacctttttatctcacatacattacatcacaaaaagtgctacagtaaatatctcaaataaatcatccaaataaactcttatccaaacaaatttgAACTAGGCCCGAAAACTTGGCCATGGGATAGACTTATTATATACTACTATATGTGACTACAATAAATAGAACCCGTGTGATTTTGAATCATGAGAGATTCCCAAACTCCATCTCCTTTCCGGGAAATTATTATTCCTTTTACCCTTGCTAACCAAATTTTGTCAAAAGAGGGATGCATCAGTCATGAACCAGCCTGGCCAAAGATCTTTGCTTGACCATCCGACCAATCTTCTAGAGCACCGTGCAACTGCCCACGAGGTTCTCATTATTATTAGTAATAAAACTTGCGAGAACAGATACATGAAGTAAATGGTCAATAAAGGTTATCTGCAATGCAATGATGCTCCCATGATATAAAAACCTTAAAAGATGTTTTCACTTCCAACCGTGGACAATATATGGTTGGTCAGTCCTAAATTTCTTTCGGTTGAACGTTACACTACTAGCATCTTTGAATTTCGTCTCACTCAAAAGTTTATTGAATTACGTGTTCATCTGTAATTTCACATGGATGACCAAAGATTAGacgacctttttttttttaatagataataggaaacaattttttttacatCACAAATACGATTATATTcttatattttaaatattttttttaaaaaatcttaCAGATATTACATTATGTAGAATGTTAGatgttattttaatttttttaaaaaataatcttcaattcaaaaattttccaaCATGCCTTTATGTCGAACAGATACAACTCAGTCAAGCCTCAATAAAATTCACTAGTATTCTGCATTGTTCATCGTTCATCTAACAGCGTATGTGTTAACAGCCTTGTtcggaaaataatttttcttttaaaatttttttatttttcttaaattcaATTTTCAATCACTGTTTATCTTACATCAAGTTAGAAAAATGTATTATTCTTGAACAGATTAGCCGAAAATCAGAACAAAGATCAATTTTCGACTATCATTGTCATATACTCGTATGTTAACCAATTAACCATCTGCTCAATTGAGCGACATCAAGCTCATGAGCTCAACTAgctttcaaaatatccaaaataaAAACTACTGGCTGCTGGCCCACTGAACATTTCAAAGTTGAAACCAGATTTACAATTTTAAATTGGgttttatacataaataatcCACCTGAAAATGAAAGTGGGATGTAGAAAATATTTTTAGGATAGTGACAGTCGTACTCAATAGTTTATTGTCTACCCATGAATTTTGCTGTATAGGAGACTGCAATAATAGACCAGCATTTGGCTATTTGCAGACAGCTGTATTCCCTTCTGCATTGCAGTTGGTCCTCTGTACATCAATTCATATTCCCTTTCGTATATTGCTTCTAAAGGCAACAAGCATCTTTTGGATGTTCACTAGGGGTGCTCTTTCTATATGCTTGTTTTTCTCAGTCATTtctaaaaacaattttttttaaaaaaaggttaattgatttttctttcatGAGTTTACAACACTTTTGACTTCAATATCAGGTGTTATAACTTTGGATTCAGAAGCCACAGTTCTTTTATTTTCTAGTTTAAATAGAAATCCTGCAAATTTAATGATTCAAGGTAGGTTGGCACCTATAATAAagtgattttttcttttaaagtaTATGTATTTGTATGATAGCTTTTCTTTTACTTTCaagtaaagtgaaaaaaaaaatgtgaagatGGAAATGATGCAAAGGGAAAGTTTGGTGATCAGCCATACAATGGGATGCTAAAAAATATGACCATGCTTCTCAAAGtcgtaaaaaagaaaaaatgcataaacAACCATAACTTAAACCAAAAGAAACAGTGCAGGTAAACAGAGAATCTACCAACAGCTGCTGATTCTGCCAACTACTGCCCATGCCTGACTTGTCCAAACTGCAACAGTGACCAAGGATAAAAAATTGAAAGCCCCTTTTGTACTTTATTAAGGTCAGCTGCTTACATAAGCTACAGTAaaacaaatttgaaaaactGACCCCTGAAACTCCACCAAAAACCAGATCCCTAATCTCATTTGATAATCTTCATTTTCACATTGCATGAAGCCATGAACCATTGAAACAGTGACTCCTCAGAAAGAAGTTGCTTTCGTGGCCATCGTCACACGTCACGTTGCCATGAATTACGTATGTCAAGCCTCGGTCTTGCGGTAAGCCCAATGCTCTGCTCTCTTGCTTGTCTCGCCCCTGTCACCATTTCTTTGCCTGGTTTCCTTGGTTTCAAGAATTATTGTCCCTATGCTGGTCCTAGCCATAGATTTCGAGTTGCATTATTCTTTCTGTTCTTTCTTGAATTTCATGGTTTCACTTGAGATTCTGTGACTTGGGTTTTGGCCATTTgtcccatttttttttaatattttggtTTTAAGTTTTGGTCTTTCTATGATTGGTCTCTCTACCTCTGAAATCCTTGATAGTTCACTCTGATCAGATCcactgtttttctttttaacttcAATGCTCTAAACTTGTTCCTTTTGTAAGTATTTTGTGGGAAAATTACACAACATTCTTGAATGGTCAATGGAATTTTTCTTGAAAGACGTTAGAAAGGCCTTAAATCTTGAGAAATGAGCTTTTTCGTTAATTGTTTTTTTCAGGTGACcaaaatgaaaaagaaggaaactttGTGAAAGGTGACAACTTTAGGATAAATTTGTTTTGGAAGTTCCATTAGGAGAAGATGTTGTGTGCTTGTTCAGGGGAACAATTTAAGTTTGAAGAGCCTGCTCCGCAGTCTCCGGAGTCGTTGGCCACAAGAGATTTCTCAGCCAGTGGCCTTTCATCAAGGAATGGAACAGGGGGCTGGGAATCAAAATTAGAAGATGCTCAAGTTGATGAAGTTGAGTCTACCTTGAAGGAGGCACTTTCCTTAAATTATGAGGTGCGCCAGTAAGAGATACAATTCAATTTAATTTTGTAGATTGCTTTTTGGTTTTATTCCTAAATGTAAATCTGAAATTGCAGGAAGCTAGAGCTTTGTTGGGGAGGCTTGAGTACCAAAGAGGGAATTTTGATGCTGCCCTCCAAGTATTTCAGGGAATTGATATCAAAACCTTGTCACCGAGGATGTCTAAGGCCATTGCTGAAAGAACTCGGCCCCGAAAGCCACGCCAGAAAGGCGAAAGTTCACTCGTCGGAGTAATGTCACTGCACTCAGTGAGCCTACTTCTTGAAGCAGTTTTACTTAAAGCAAAATCCTTATTGGAACTTGGGAGAATTAAAGGTAAACAGTTGGTTAATGATGACGCTACAGTCATTTCTCTTGAAACTTGATAGGAGATCATTTCTACAGCATTAGAGTTGACATTGAATCGCATTGAATTTATCTTAGTCGAATCTTTCGGGTTGTATTTACAAGTTGTGGTTTTTTCACCCGACTTGGATTATCAAGCGTCACTATGTCATTCTGCTATCTGTATCACTTGATGAAATCTCACTCCGCAGGGCACTTGAGTTTAGTATCTGTTATTCTACTGGTTATTAATGTTTCTGGTCTGGGGATTCTGTATGTATCAGACGCTGCAAGAGAGTGCAAAGTTATTCTTGACGTGGTTGAATCAGCACTACCAAATGGAATGCCAGAGGGAATTGGTGAAGATTGCAAGTTGCAGGAGATGTTTCACAAGGCACTGGAGTTGCTCCCAAAATTGTGGATGCAGGTAGGATGTCTGGATGAGGCTATTACTGGATACCGAAGGGCTCTTTCCAAGCAGTGGAATTTGGACCCCCAAAGATTGGCAATTGTGCAAAAAGATTTAGCTGCCACACTTCTCTATGGAGGTTTTGAAGCAAGCCTTTCACCTTGTCCACAATTACAGGGTCAGACAGCACCAAAAAATAATACGGAGGAAGCTCTCCTTCTGTTGTTTATACTGATGAGAAAGGTTTTACACGGTGAAATAAGCTGGGATCCAGAGTTTATGGATCATTTAACTTTTGCACTAACAATTTGTGGGGAATATGAGTGTTTGGCTGACCACGTGGAGCAAGTTCTTCCTGGTACCTATAACCGAGCTGAGAGGTGGTATTTTCTTGCTCTCTGTTACAGTGCTGCAGGTCAGAATCAGACTGCAATTGAACTTCTAAAGAAGGTTTCTGGATGTTCAGAGGCTAAACACAAACCTCACTTGTCTTCGCTTATGCTGGGAGCAAAATTGTGTAGTAAAGATCCAAAAGAAGCTCGTGAAGGAATAACTTTCGCCTGTAAAGTGATTGATGCAGCTATCAATCAAAATGAGCATTTATTGGGACAGGCACGTAAATTTCTTGGTATCTGCTATGGTAACGCAGCAAGAATTTGCAGTTCAGACACTGAAAGACTATTTTTCCAAAGAGAATCACTGAACTCTCTGAATCATGCAGCTCACATTGACAAGGAGGACCCTGAGGTCATGTTAAATCTTGGTTTGGAGAATGCCTTCCAAAGAAATTTGGTTTCAGCTTTTGATAATGCAATTTCGTATTCAAACATGTTGAGCGGGAGCTGCGCAAAAGGTTGGAAATTATTGGCTCTAATTGTATCTGCCCAGCAGAGACTTCAAGATGCTGAGTCCATAGTTGACCTTGCTCTAGATGAGACTGAAAGGATTGAACAGCTAGAACTTCTACGGTTGAAAGCCATTCTTCAAATAGCTCAAGAACAGCCCAAGCAAGCCATAGAGACCTACAGGATTTTGCTAGCTTTGGTTCAATCACAAACCGAACTTCAAGCTCCAAACAGCAGCGAAGAGGTAGGTTCACGTGCCTTTTTGTTCTTAGAGAAAAAtagaattaaatgaaataaggTTAACAAATTGTTGAAATTTCTCTTCGAGACTCCCTATGTACAAATATTAGAGCCTGAAATCTAGCACGTCCTTAGTTCTTGTTGTATGATACTACTACCAGATAAAGCTGCTGTTAAGTTGAAGGATATGGAAATATAAAGTCGGAAGTCTAAAAATCCCTGTGTTGTTCAGCAAGAACTAATGCATAATAACATTATCTTGCTCTAGAGGTAAATTGTGGAAGATAAACTTCTTTTTCAAAGTTTCTTTTTGTGGAATTTGCAGGTAGTATCAATTAGAAAATTGGAAGGAGAAGCTTGGCTAGATTTGGCTAGAATCTACTCAGACCTCGAGACATGGCCTGATGCAGACATATGCATCGAcaaaacaaaagcaactaaAATTTTCAACTCTCGGGTTTGGCATACAAAAGGTCTGAAAGACAATTTCCATATTAAGTGATAGAAACTTCAGTAAATTCTGGTTTTAAAGTGACCAGGGAGACATTTTTGGCATATATCTGCAGGTACATCATTTGAAGCTCAAGAACAATACAAGGAAGCTCTTGTTGCATTCTCAGTTTCACTCTCCATAGAGCCAGATTATGTACCAAGCATTGTCTCAAGTGCTGGAGTGCTGATAAAATTGGGTAGACAGAATCTTCCCATTGCAAGAAGCTTGTTGATGACTGCTCTCCGACTAGAGCCGACAAACCACTATGCGTGGTTCCTTCTTGGAGTGCtatccaagtctgaaggcttgaAACAAGCAGCCGCAGATTACTTCCAAGCCGCACATGAACTAAAGCTTTCTGCTCCTGTTCAAGACTTTGCTTAACGACGCATTGAGCACCAAGGTTCCAGGGATAAAGGAACTTCTATTGGGACCTTAATTGTTGGTTTTGGCTtttatatactgacagtgtagACAATTAGTTACATTAGCTGGTGTAAATTCTGTCTTTTAACCACCGATACCATTTTTGGATGTTATTACTAAATTctacactgtcagtatataaaCAATTTATACAGTATTTGCTCTAGAGCGAACATGAAAGATCAGCTCACATTACCAGAATCAGTGTACAAAGATTTCAACTATCAACTAGCATTTTGAATAGTCAGAAAAAGTGAACAAATAGATCCTTTGCGAATTGAATGGGAAAGTCTGATACATAGCCTCCATGTTACAGTCATTATTTAGAATCATGGTATTGCGTACTCTAAGAATCTTAGGTGACCTTACTGATTTTCCAGGCACTTGGATGCCCAAGCTTCTTTCTCTTCACAAATATTCCAGAGGCACATTAGCCAACCGTTGTGTTGTCAACGAGAACCACCAGGTTGCCATCATTGGTACAAGGCAGGCAATGACATACAAAGTTTATGTACCATATAACTAGGAAAAGAAATCAGCCCACGAAATTAAATTCAGCATCAGCTAAAAAGTGATAAATCTACAAAGAAGGCAAAGCGCAGGGTAATCAACCACAAAGTCAATAAAAAGTGATTCCGTGGTACAAGTTAAGCATAGTTCCTGCTTCCTGACAAATGTAGAATAAAAGAAACATGAAGTTCAACAACTCAGTTCTAACATAAGCTACAGCTACTGTACAGACTACACACGAACTTCACATTCAAATGCgagagatttttatttttttattcataGGAGTATGTTTAAATAAGGTAATTTTCacaacttctctttgattccAGTCTATCCACAGCCTATTGAGAGGAAACCGTAAGCAAAGAGACTAGTCCATGTCCTGCCAGGAGCTTGTATTAACATCCCTTTCTCCTCTTACTGTTTTATTGCCATGAAAactgcaaataaataaaaaaaaaaggtcattaTTGCAACTGTCAGTAGAGCACTCCTCCTTCACTAGCACCACTTGCATGTTTGCATTCACTAGTTCTGACTAATATCTGATCCTTTCAGGGAAAATTATCAATAAATCATAAACTACATCTACAGATTTAAAAACTATGAAGTAATATAGCTGTGGGATGGAAACTGCATCACATGCATTTCAGAAACCAATAATTATCTTTAGTAACATAATTGCATAGTTGCAGAATCTAAAAAGATTACAAGTTTTTAGTTGCAATCATTTATTTTGATACAGGATGCTGCATCATCATTCACTAGCATCATCAACACGAAGCCCAAACACATTTTTAATAATGTAAAGCTTAGTAGGAATCTAATGAGTTGTAATGGACTGATAAAATTTGAAAGAGATATTTTATTGCTTCTGATGTCCTTGATACCTCCTCTATACAcgacagtttttctattttttatttttaaggaaCACATAAGTGCATTTAAATGCTGCAAAAGATGTAGTAAAATTGGCAGAAAAGTACAGAAGGATCCCTATGAATACTCAGATAAAACTCCAGTAGAAAAATGTTAAGAAAGTGCGATAGGTCAACCAATCTCCAAAAATGTCCCCAATTTCTAATCATGTTTATCTAAAGAAGATTGATGAATATGTAATAGCATTCTTCCTAAAACATAAAGATCTAACAGTCAGCCAGGTTACTTTCTTCTATTCCTTTGTGCATGTTTTACTTGAGTAGGCACCATTAACACAAGTGACATCAATAAGCAAAGTATAGAACTTTTATATGCTGTATCCTCACAACAATGTAGCTCATTCCCCACCACTTAGCTGCACTTCGAAAAGAAGATCAAGTGCATTATCCTAAAACAAATACATCATGTATACTGTGATACCTGCTCTACAATGGGCCTCACTCAAACAACAAAACTCAATAAACTGGTGAAGAAAAGTCATTAGTAAATTGTAAACCACCTACAGCTATGCATCATCTATAAGAAACAACTCTAGACAAAAcccccaaatttttttttaaaaaagtacaCATTTCACAGCATCACTCAAGTATCATACTAAATATAAGCTTTGCGCTATACTTTAACAATATGTtcaaataaatgataaaatgtctGTGATTTGATAAAGGAAGCTCGTAGTTACTCACAATACATCAACAATAGCAGTAAACTGCAAATACATCAACTTGAAGGGAAATAAGAACAAAATTATCAACTGAATCAGTTTACAAATCTTAATCAGTTGATCCATACTCACTGTGTTGGGTGGAAGACAAACTGACAAAGCAAAACCTTATCCCATCTGCCACTGCATCCACAAAAATGTATTAGCAGCCGGTTTAAGTCTGATATGCCATTTACGTGTTACTAAATAAACTTATCCAGACAAAACAAGTATAAGCAGCCAGTCCAAGTCCAATATACCATTTACAAATTACCAAATTAACTTATCCAGATCAAAGTAGTACGCCTGAATAGTATAAGCTAAAGAACTATTTTCACAAGGGGGAAATAATGGAAAATGACCCACAATGGAAAGAGAAAAAGACAAGCATCGTAAACAGATACATGTTATAACATGAGGCCAGAAGCCAAACAAATCATGATATAATCGGAAGTAATTGCCttgaaaaaaccaaaaaaaaaagtaccttTAAAACGGGCTCGCCCTTATTTGTGTTAGCAGATTGCTTAGCAATGGCTGCCTGTTGAGCACGCGCAGCTCTTCCAGCAGCAGATTGCTCAAATTGCTCTTGCCTGCACAGGTCAGTGCATGTTAATCAAAACCAGTCTACTGAAAGAATCCAGACCTCTTGTGAAGGTGTGGCAGTTTAATTTCAGAGTAGACAATTAGAATAAAATGTCTGCAGCCTATTTATATCAGCAGAAAAGGACAACGGTCAAGCAAAGCTAACTTACTAATTGGATTGCAATCACATATACAAAAGATCAGGCGGCATATCCATTTT
It contains:
- the LOC113749233 gene encoding protein NPGR1 translates to MLCACSGEQFKFEEPAPQSPESLATRDFSASGLSSRNGTGGWESKLEDAQVDEVESTLKEALSLNYEEARALLGRLEYQRGNFDAALQVFQGIDIKTLSPRMSKAIAERTRPRKPRQKGESSLVGVMSLHSVSLLLEAVLLKAKSLLELGRIKDAARECKVILDVVESALPNGMPEGIGEDCKLQEMFHKALELLPKLWMQVGCLDEAITGYRRALSKQWNLDPQRLAIVQKDLAATLLYGGFEASLSPCPQLQGQTAPKNNTEEALLLLFILMRKVLHGEISWDPEFMDHLTFALTICGEYECLADHVEQVLPGTYNRAERWYFLALCYSAAGQNQTAIELLKKVSGCSEAKHKPHLSSLMLGAKLCSKDPKEAREGITFACKVIDAAINQNEHLLGQARKFLGICYGNAARICSSDTERLFFQRESLNSLNHAAHIDKEDPEVMLNLGLENAFQRNLVSAFDNAISYSNMLSGSCAKGWKLLALIVSAQQRLQDAESIVDLALDETERIEQLELLRLKAILQIAQEQPKQAIETYRILLALVQSQTELQAPNSSEEVVSIRKLEGEAWLDLARIYSDLETWPDADICIDKTKATKIFNSRVWHTKGTSFEAQEQYKEALVAFSVSLSIEPDYVPSIVSSAGVLIKLGRQNLPIARSLLMTALRLEPTNHYAWFLLGVLSKSEGLKQAAADYFQAAHELKLSAPVQDFA
- the LOC113749234 gene encoding uncharacterized protein LOC113749234; this translates as MAMGCFACFDGGASKQRRNEKDQEAKAKAAEAALKRQEQFEQSAAGRAARAQQAAIAKQSANTNKGEPVLKWQMG